Proteins encoded within one genomic window of Choristoneura fumiferana chromosome 28, NRCan_CFum_1, whole genome shotgun sequence:
- the LOC141443798 gene encoding uncharacterized protein, giving the protein MEAKAGVHHHWMKSMMDPAGGEKSNDNRSSVKREKMAETYNGSDVNYSQNDARFRCDVCDLTFEGLEYLMLHKKFHGSDKDSQVVREPEPTTHKEVAKKRKKYRCDHCDVKVNSQYHLDIHRSKHEGITSKKFICEVCDRCFVAAQFLKSHMQTHSSVSTINCEICGKSFTGQAYLKLHMQLHNDIKKFKCSKCDEMFPTKNCLKVHMKKHTKVKNFKCDICAKLFVSKITMEKHKHTHEGQPVDCLVKCPQCDRTMHSSLLRTHMTRAHPPNIDDDVKRPYKCSTCGKSFIVKINLNLHIRVCHPDLAEPEEEDEDVMTDNS; this is encoded by the coding sequence ATGGAGGCAAAGGCAGGCGTTCACCACCATTGGATGAAAAGCATGATGGACCCGGCAGGCGGCGAGAAATCAAACGACAACCGCTCATCAGTTAAACGCGAGAAAATGGCGGAGACATACAACGGCTCCGATGTTAATTACTCACAGAACGACGCTCGCTTTCGTTGCGACGTATGCGATCTTACATTCGAGGGACTCGAGTATTTGATGCTACACAAAAAGTTCCATGGAAGCGACAAAGACTCCCAAGTTGTCCGCGAACCGGAGCCAACAACTCACAAGGAGGTTGCTAAGAAACGAAAGAAGTACCGTTGCGATCATTGTGATGTGAAAGTCAACAGTCAGTACCATCTCGATATTCACCGAAGCAAGCATGAAGGCATCACTTCCAAGAAGTTTATTTGTGAAGTATGCGATCGCTGCTTCGTCGCCGCGCAGTTTCTTAAATCACACATGCAAACTCATTCATCAGTGAGTACTATAAACTGTGAGATATGCGGCAAGAGCTTCACCGGTCAAGCTTACTTGAAACTACACATGCAGCTCCACAATGACATAAAGAAGTTCAAATGCTCCAAGTGCGATGAAATGTTTCCAACGAAGAACTGTCTCAAAGTACATATGAAGAAACATACGAAGGTTAAGAACTTCAAATGCGATATATGTGCGAAGCTCTTTGTTTCAAAGATAACTATGGAGAAGCATAAGCATACGCACGAGGGGCAGCCAGTGGACTGTCTTGTGAAATGTCCACAGTGTGACCGCACGATGCATTCATCGTTGCTCCGTACCCACATGACACGAGCCCATCCTCCCAACATTGACGATGATGTTAAGCGTCCATACAAGTGCTCAACATGCGGTAAATCGTTTATTGTGAAGATTAACTTGAATCTTCATATACGGGTGTGCCATCCGGACTTGGCCGAACCAGAAGAAGAGGACGAAGATGTTATGACAGACAACTCTTAG
- the LOC141443820 gene encoding uncharacterized protein: MAPNKLYDQVPLDRFRIIRSRYEAFVSNLSDPDSEVVKVFDTLSPKSQEELLLIREVSRELQEKKDEDMRKAEQAAKEAEAEAELQKSEETSEEVKENEAETTTDSVEVQKVEK, encoded by the exons ATGGCTCCAAACAAACTATACGACCAAGTACCCCTGGATAGATTCAGAATCATTCGCAGCCGCTACGAAGCTTTCGTCTCCAATCTGAGCGACCCTGATTCGGAGGTCGTCAAAGTGTTTGACACTCTCAGCCCGAAGAGTCAAGAGGAGTTGCTGCTGATCAGGGAAGTCAGTAGAGAGCTCCAGGAGAAAAAGGACGAGGATATGAGGAAAGCTGAG caaGCGGCCAAGGAAGCCGAAGCAGAGGCAGAATTACAAAAAAGTGAAGAGACGTCCGAAGAGGTCAAGGAAAATGAGGCAGAAACAACCACAGACTCAGTAGAAGTTCAGaaagtagaaaaataa
- the LOC141443849 gene encoding kinesin-like protein KIF23: MKSAKSKQRLNEMRTPARSKQNLQGDRDPVQVFCRLRPMQRDTDISCMKIISPTTVLLTPPSTALSYRNENNKTMKYTFKEVFPPETAQQEVFDKVAYPLVEGLIKGKSGLLFTYGVTGSGKTFTMTGEPQNCGILPRCLNIIFKTINDYQAHKYVFKPDKMNMFEIQTEVEAMLERQQELHKFKMGKKNNSNPDLAMASMEVTKVEGLNEDNQYAVFVSYVEVYNNSVFDLLEDGPPVSKNLPAKIIREDAAHNMYVHGVTEIEIKSAEEAFDAFYLGLKRKRMAHTTLNAESSRSHSVFTIRLVQAPVDEVGEAVIQNKKCLTISQISLVDLAGSERTNRTKNTGQRLREAGNINKSLMTLRTCLEVLRENQTNNTNNMVPYRESKITHLFKNFFEGEGQVRMIVCANPRAEDYDETLQVMRFAEMAAEVEVVKAQVNDIAASMGLVSGRRKANRLFAAARDNLARPDAKDLELDLGLVYSLGPDFPSLELNSSQASHIIKELMAHLEMRLNRRETLKRSKALKDERFRAQLIEMEKESLEVRSENSALRGQLAASERRIRALEDRLTATENESTSNKRKLNELTEYTTTLKRDLQEKELQLSQNKLEREKMKRILERKYNHKIAAEHEKAKEINSEKEKLRNAIEDKENRLRIIAEALDRGDVEPKSTGDFAAQTSVRDYTPGSTPRALPAHLLTPFSSAPQTRETRDTPASSRRGVAIANPRHRRSLSADGKGWIEHAPNKLVPMGTVMKPSITNSKHVNKLTTIKDIANSKASKYCLISQEQDTDGELETKLYKGDVVPTCGGGAQVIFNDVEMLKQFSPNRESQRESQRETNRSGCARHSGKRRETTHSPPQTPSNTSKKQRVDED; the protein is encoded by the coding sequence ATGAAATCCGCAAAATCTAAACAGAGACTCAACGAAATGCGGACGCCTGCGCGAAGCAAGCAAAATCTTCAAGGTGATCGCGATCCAGTGCAAGTATTTTGCCGACTTCGTCCCATGCAAAGAGATACTGATATATCatgtatgaaaataatttcaccGACTACAGTATTACTGACTCCTCCGTCGACGGCTTTGAGCTACAGAAATGAGAATAATAAGACCATGAAATACACGTTCAAAGAAGTATTCCCGCCTGAAACCGCCCAGCAAGAAGTCTTCGATAAAGTCGCATACCCGCTTGTAGAAGGCCTGATTAAAGGTAAAAGtggattattatttacttatggCGTCACTGGTAGCGGGAAAACCTTCACTATGACTGGAGAACCACAAAATTGCGGCATTCTTCCAAGATGTTtgaacataatttttaaaactattaacgACTATCAAGCTCACAAATACGTGTTCAAACCTGACAAAATGAACATGTTTGAAATTCAAACTGAGGTGGAAGCCATGTTGGAAAGGCAGCAGGAGCTCCACAAGTTCAAAATGGGGAAGAAAAACAACTCAAATCCAGATTTAGCTATGGCATCCATGGAGGTAACTAAAGTTGAAGGTTTGAATGAAGATAACCAGTATGCTGTCTTCGTTTCGTATGTAGAAGTTTATAATAACAGTGTTTTCGATTTGCTTGAAGACGGGCCTCCGGTCAGTAAGAACTTGCCTGCGAAGATCATTAGGGAAGATGCAGCACACAATATGTATGTCCACGGTGTTACAGAGATTGAGATCAAATCCGCTGAAGAAGCATTTGACGCTTTTTATCTAGGCTTGAAACGGAAACGAATGGCTCACACCACTTTAAATGCTGAATCAAGCCGAAGCCACTCCGTATTCACTATAAGACTGGTTCAAGCCCCTGTAGATGAAGTTGGAGAAGCCGTAATCCAGAACAAAAAGTGTCTCacaatcagccaaataagtctCGTCGACTTGGCTGGTAGTGAACGGACAAATAGGACTAAAAACACAGGCCAGCGGTTACGCGAAGCTGGTAACATCAACAAGTCCCTAATGACTCTTCGGACCTGCCTCGAAGTATTAAGAGAAAACCAAAcaaacaacactaacaacatggTACCATACAGGGAGTCGAAAATAACTCATCTGTTCAAAAATTTCTTTGAAGGAGAAGGTCAGGTTCGGATGATAGTCTGCGCTAATCCCAGAGCAGAGGACTACGATGAGACACTCCAAGTGATGCGGTTCGCTGAGATGGCAGCTGAAGTCGAAGTAGTTAAAGCCCAAGTGAATGATATAGCAGCATCAATGGGTCTTGTATCAGGACGTAGAAAGGCTAACAGACTGTTTGCAGCAGCACGGGATAACCTAGCTAGACCAGATGCTAAAGATCTCGAGCTAGACTTAGGGTTGGTCTATAGTCTCGGACCGGACTTCCCGAGCTTAGAACTGAACAGTTCACAAGCTAGCCACATTATCAAGGAACTGATGGCCCATTTGGAGATGCGGTTAAACAGAAGAGAAACCCTGAAAAGAAGTAAAGCTTTAAAGGATGAGAGGTTCCGGGCACAATTGATTGAAATGGAGAAGGAATCTCTTGAAGTTCGAAGTGAGAATTCTGCTCTTAGAGGACAGCTGGCTGCTTCGGAAAGGAGAATCAGAGCTTTGGAAGACAGACTAACGGCTACAGAAAATGAATCAACGTCAAATAAGCGAAAACTCAATGAACTTACAGAATATACAACCACTCTGAAGAGAGACTTGCAGGAAAAAGAACTGCAACTCAGCCAGAATAAACTTGAAAGGGAAAAGATGAAGCGGATCTTAGAAAGGAAGTACAACCACAAAATTGCAGCAGAACATGAAAAAGCCAAAGAAATAAACTCTGAGAAAGAGAAACTGCGTAATGCAATTGAAGACAAAGAGAACAGACTAAGAATCATCGCTGAAGCATTAGACAGGGGAGATGTAGAGCCAAAAAGCACTGGCGACTTTGCTGCTCAAACCAGCGTAAGAGATTACACACCTGGCTCTACTCCAAGGGCTTTGCCTGCTCATTTGCTGACACCGTTCAGCTCTGCACCTCAAACAAGAGAGACTAGAGATACACCAGCTTCGTCCCGTCGTGGTGTAGCCATAGCTAATCCTAGGCACCGCCGTTCGCTATCTGCAGATGGCAAAGGATGGATTGAGCATGCACCTAACAAGCTTGTCCCGATGGGCACAGTTATGAAGCCAAGTATTACTAACAGTAAACATGTCAACAAACTAACAACAATCAAAGACATAGCCAACTCTAAAGCTTCTAAGTACTGTCTGATTTCCCAGGAGCAAGATACAGATGGAGAACTAGAAACTAAACTTTACAAAGGGGATGTGGTCCCAACTTGCGGAGGTGGTGCCCAAGTGATATTTAATGATGTGGAAATGCTGAAGCAGTTCTCTCCGAACAGGGAATCTCAAAGAGAGTCCCAAAGAGAGACCAATAGGTCTGGATGTGCCCGGCATTCTGGGAAAAGAAGAGAGACAACACACTCTCCTCctcaaacgccttcgaatacaAGTAAGAAACAAAGAGTAGATGAAGACTAA